The DNA window AAGAGAGGCCAGCGCGACGTCCGCGTGATCGACGTCAAACCGTTCGATGAGTGGTGGCAGCTGTTTCAGGAGGCCGACAACTGGGGCCTGGACCTCTCGGACAAGGCCGACTGCGAGGAGGTGCTCCCAGTCACCGACGTCGTCTACAACCTCGCGGCCGACATGGGCAGGATGGGGTCCATCGCCCAAACCCATTTGTTCATGGCCGCGCGTAAACACTAGATCCACCGCTACTTTTGCGCCTCGGCGGCCTGCGTGTAGGCCGCCGATAAGCAGGATTCGCCGGACTTGGTGCCCCTCAAGGAGAGCGATGCCTACCCCGCGCTGCCTGAGGATGGCTAAGGTTAAGAGAAACTCTTCAGCCAGCGCATGTGCCGGCATCTCATGGAGGACTCCGGGCTGGAGGCCCGCGTAGCCCGGTTCCACAACGTCTGCGGCCCGGACATGGGCTGGGAGCACGTTCTGCCGCAGTTCATCCTGCGCGAAGCGGAGGCGGTCGAGCCGCATCCTTCCGGCCCGGTGCCGTTCCCGATCCAGGGCGATGGATCGTAGACGCACGCCCCCACGCACATAGACGACTTCGTGGACGGCTTGCTCGCGATGCTTGCGCGGGGCGCGCACCTCGGCCTGTGCCACATCGGCAACCAGGATGAGATCACGATCCGCGAGCTCGCGGCGAAGGTCCTGCGCTGCATGGGCCGCGAGGTGCAGTTGATATCCGGCAAGGAACCGCCCAGCGCCACGACGCGGCGCATACATACGAGATGGGCGACGTCAATCGCGAGCGGAAGATCTACGGATAGGCCGCCGGCCAGCGACGCACCGGCGGCTTGCCGGGCCAGAAGAAGAGGAACGCCGGCCGGGCCAG is part of the SAR202 cluster bacterium genome and encodes:
- a CDS encoding NAD-dependent epimerase/dehydratase family protein, which codes for MGTTIVVAGGGGFIGGHLVADLLKRGQRDVRVIDVKPFDEWWQLFQEADNWGLDLSDKADCEEVLPVTDVVYNLAADMGRMGSIAQTHLFMAARKH